A window of the Henckelia pumila isolate YLH828 chromosome 3, ASM3356847v2, whole genome shotgun sequence genome harbors these coding sequences:
- the LOC140893118 gene encoding EG45-like domain containing protein, with protein sequence MAMERVIILALIATSLISVASAIAGTATYYTVYVPSACYGFTDKGVMIAAANRALYNNGAACGSFYKVRCTGPTNQGVPQPCRNGEITVQIVDLCPGCTDNQLDLSQEAFSMIADPNAGRIQIEYGPA encoded by the exons ATGGCTATGGAACGAGTTATAATCTTGGCACTTATTGCAACTAGTTTGATCTCTGTGGCGTCTGCCATTGCGGGAACTGCCACTTACTATACAGTTTATGTTC CATCAGCATGCTATGGATTTACAGACAAGGGCGTGATGATAGCAGCTGCTAATAGAGCTCTGTACAACAATGGTGCCGCCTGTGGAAGTTTCTATAAAGTCCGATGTACTGGACCCACAAACCAAGGCGTCCCGCAGCCATGCCGGAACGGTGAAATCACCGTTCAAATCGTCGATCTTTGCCCGGGATGCACCGATAATCAGCTCGACCTATCTCAAGAAGCTTTCTCTATGATCGCAGACCCTAACGCTGGGAGAATTCAAATCGAATATGGCCC